In the genome of Sciurus carolinensis chromosome 3, mSciCar1.2, whole genome shotgun sequence, one region contains:
- the Mcrip1 gene encoding mapk-regulated corepressor-interacting protein 1 isoform X1 — protein MAEEAIGSLLGGSGRTRSLASAGGVMLCPTPVSEAEGILQQSTRTRRPAMTSSPVSRVVYNGKRNSSPRSPTNSSEIFTPAHEENVRFIYEAWQGVERDLRSQLSGGERGLVEEYVEKVPNPSLKTFKPIDLSDLKRRNTQDAKKS, from the exons GGAGGCAGTGGACGTACCCGCTCCCTCGCCTCTGCTGGAGGAGTCATGCTCTGTCCCACTCCTGTTTCAGAGGCTGAGGGGATCCTGCAGCAGAGCACTAGGACCAGACGCCCAGCGATGACCAG TTCCCCCGTCTCCAGAGTTGTCTACAACGGCAAGAGGAACAGCAGCCCCCGCTCGCCCACCAACAGCAGTGAGATCTTCACCCCCGCCCACGAGGAGAATGTGCGCTTCATCTATGAAG CCTGGCAGGGTGTGGAGCGAGACCTGCGCAGCCAGCTGTCGGGCGGTGAGCGGGGCCTGGTGGAGGAGTACGTGGAGAAGGTCCCCAACCCCAGCCTGAAGA CCTTCAAGCCCATTGACCTAAGTGACCTGAAGCGCCGGAACACGCAGGATGCCAAGAAGTCCTAG
- the Mcrip1 gene encoding mapk-regulated corepressor-interacting protein 1 isoform X3, which yields MTSSPVSRVVYNGKRNSSPRSPTNSSEIFTPAHEENVRFIYEAWQGVERDLRSQLSGGERGLVEEYVEKVPNPSLKTFKPIDLSDLKRRNTQDAKKS from the exons ATGACCAG TTCCCCCGTCTCCAGAGTTGTCTACAACGGCAAGAGGAACAGCAGCCCCCGCTCGCCCACCAACAGCAGTGAGATCTTCACCCCCGCCCACGAGGAGAATGTGCGCTTCATCTATGAAG CCTGGCAGGGTGTGGAGCGAGACCTGCGCAGCCAGCTGTCGGGCGGTGAGCGGGGCCTGGTGGAGGAGTACGTGGAGAAGGTCCCCAACCCCAGCCTGAAGA CCTTCAAGCCCATTGACCTAAGTGACCTGAAGCGCCGGAACACGCAGGATGCCAAGAAGTCCTAG
- the Gcgr gene encoding glucagon receptor isoform X6 codes for MSPTWPWRPLLLLLLACQPQALSAQVMDFLFEKWKLYSDQCHRNMSLLPPPTDLVCNRTFDKYSCWPDTPPNTTANISCPWYLPWYHKVQHRLVFKRCGPDGQWVRGPRGQPWRNASQCQMEDKEIEDQKKVAKMYSSFQVMYTVGYTLSLGALLLALATMLGLSKLHCTRNYIHVNLFVSFVLKASSVLVIDWLLKTRYSQKIGDDLSVSLWLSDGAVAGCRVAAVIMQYGVVANYCWLLVEGVYLHGLLGLASFPERSFFTLYLGIGWGAPLLFIIPWVVVKCLFENVQCWTSNDNMGVWWILRVPVFLAILINFFIFVRVVHLLITKLQARQMQYTDYKFRLARSTLTLIPLLGVHEVVFAFVTDEQAQGTLRSAKLFFDLFLSSFQGLLVAVLYCFLSKEVQAELLQRWRRWHEGRALQDQRRSSSPSAPAGPRPGPSCEELRLVRHQRGHHWTTQNWTPDGVERQQLPLCMSPLGQEFMWWEVGS; via the exons ATGTCCCCCACCTGGCCCTGGCGtcccctcctgctgctgctgctggcctgcCAG CCACAGGCCCTCTCCGCTCAGGTAATGGACTTCCTGTTCGAGAAGTGGAAGCTCTACAGTGACCAATGCCACCGCAACATGAGCCTGCTGCCTCCCCCCACTG ACCTGGTCTGCAACAGAACCTTCGACAAGTACTCCTGCTGGCCAGACACCCCTCCCAATACCACGGCCAACATTTCTTGCCCCTGGTACCTGCCTTGGTATCACAAAG TGCAGCACCGCCTGGTTTTCAAGAGGTGTGGGCCGGACGGGCAGTGGGTGCGTGGGCCCCGGGGACAGCCATGGCGCAACGCCTCTCAATGCCAGATGGAGGACAAAGAGATCGAGGACCAG AAGAAGGTAGCCAAGATGTACAGTAGCTTCCAGGTGATGTACACCGTGGGCTACACCCTGTCCCTGGGGGCCCTGCTGCTCGCCCTGGCCACCATGCTGGGCCTCAG CAAGCTGCACTGCACCCGCAACTACATCCACGTGAACCTGTTTGTGTCCTTTGTGCTGAAGGCCAGCTCCGTGCTGGTCATCGACTGGCTGCTGAAGACCCGCTACAGCCAGAAGATCGGGGATGACCTCAGTGTCAGCCTCTGGCTCAGTGATGGG GCGGTGGCCGGCTGCCGTGTGGCTGCAGTGATCATGCAGTACGGCGTGGTGGCCAACTACTGCTGGCTGCTGGTGGAGGGCGTGTACCTGCACGGGCTGCTGGGCCTGGCCTCCTTCCCAGAGCGGAGCTTCTTCACCCTCTACCTGGGCATTGGCTGGG GTGCGCCCTTGCTGTTCATCATCCCCTGGGTGGTCGTCAAGTGTCTGTTTGAGAATGTCCA GTGCTGGACCAGCAATGACAACATGGGCGTCTGGTGGATCCTGCGTGTCCCAGTCTTCCTGGCCATACTG ATCAACTTCTTCATCTTCGTCCGCGTGGTTCACCTTCTCATTACCAAGCTCCAAGCCCGCCAGATGCAGTACACCGACTACAAGTTCCG GCTGGCCAGATCCACCCTGACCCTCATCCCCCTGCTGGGGGTCCACGAAGTGGTCTTCGCCTTTGTGACCGACGAGCAGGCCCAGGGCACCCTGCGCTCCGCCAAGCTCTTCTTTGACCTCTTCCTCAGCTCCTTCCAG GGCTTGCTGGTGGCCGTCCTCTACTGCTTCCTCAGTAAAGAG GTCCAGGCAGAGTTGCTGCAGCGCTGGCGGCGCTGGCATGAGGGCAGGGCACTGCAGGACCAGCGGCGCAGCAGCAGCCCCTCGGCCCCCGCTGGGCCTCGCCCTGGCCCCTCCTGTGAGGAACTCCGACTTGTGAG GCATCAGAGAGGGCATCACTGGACAACCCAGAACTGGACACCTGATGGAGTCGAGAGACAGCAGCTCCCATTGTGCATGTCACCCCTGGGGCAGGAGTTCATGTGGTGGGAAGTTGGGTCATGA
- the Gcgr gene encoding glucagon receptor isoform X5 yields MRGIKSGARDGVHSPGPRRRRCKEAPEHPQGPTCAASARCRGRPPSGMSPTWPWRPLLLLLLACQPQALSAQVMDFLFEKWKLYSDQCHRNMSLLPPPTVQHRLVFKRCGPDGQWVRGPRGQPWRNASQCQMEDKEIEDQKKVAKMYSSFQVMYTVGYTLSLGALLLALATMLGLSKLHCTRNYIHVNLFVSFVLKASSVLVIDWLLKTRYSQKIGDDLSVSLWLSDGAVAGCRVAAVIMQYGVVANYCWLLVEGVYLHGLLGLASFPERSFFTLYLGIGWGAPLLFIIPWVVVKCLFENVQCWTSNDNMGVWWILRVPVFLAILINFFIFVRVVHLLITKLQARQMQYTDYKFRLARSTLTLIPLLGVHEVVFAFVTDEQAQGTLRSAKLFFDLFLSSFQGLLVAVLYCFLSKEVQAELLQRWRRWHEGRALQDQRRSSSPSAPAGPRPGPSCEELRLVRHQRGHHWTTQNWTPDGVERQQLPLCMSPLGQEFMWWEVGS; encoded by the exons TCTGGAGCCAGAGACGGGGTTCACTCACCTGGTCCAAGAAGAAGAAGG TGCAAGGAGGCCCCTGAACACCCCCAAGGACCCACTTGTGCGGCCTCTGCCAGATGTAGGGGACGGCCACCCAGCGGCATGTCCCCCACCTGGCCCTGGCGtcccctcctgctgctgctgctggcctgcCAG CCACAGGCCCTCTCCGCTCAGGTAATGGACTTCCTGTTCGAGAAGTGGAAGCTCTACAGTGACCAATGCCACCGCAACATGAGCCTGCTGCCTCCCCCCACTG TGCAGCACCGCCTGGTTTTCAAGAGGTGTGGGCCGGACGGGCAGTGGGTGCGTGGGCCCCGGGGACAGCCATGGCGCAACGCCTCTCAATGCCAGATGGAGGACAAAGAGATCGAGGACCAG AAGAAGGTAGCCAAGATGTACAGTAGCTTCCAGGTGATGTACACCGTGGGCTACACCCTGTCCCTGGGGGCCCTGCTGCTCGCCCTGGCCACCATGCTGGGCCTCAG CAAGCTGCACTGCACCCGCAACTACATCCACGTGAACCTGTTTGTGTCCTTTGTGCTGAAGGCCAGCTCCGTGCTGGTCATCGACTGGCTGCTGAAGACCCGCTACAGCCAGAAGATCGGGGATGACCTCAGTGTCAGCCTCTGGCTCAGTGATGGG GCGGTGGCCGGCTGCCGTGTGGCTGCAGTGATCATGCAGTACGGCGTGGTGGCCAACTACTGCTGGCTGCTGGTGGAGGGCGTGTACCTGCACGGGCTGCTGGGCCTGGCCTCCTTCCCAGAGCGGAGCTTCTTCACCCTCTACCTGGGCATTGGCTGGG GTGCGCCCTTGCTGTTCATCATCCCCTGGGTGGTCGTCAAGTGTCTGTTTGAGAATGTCCA GTGCTGGACCAGCAATGACAACATGGGCGTCTGGTGGATCCTGCGTGTCCCAGTCTTCCTGGCCATACTG ATCAACTTCTTCATCTTCGTCCGCGTGGTTCACCTTCTCATTACCAAGCTCCAAGCCCGCCAGATGCAGTACACCGACTACAAGTTCCG GCTGGCCAGATCCACCCTGACCCTCATCCCCCTGCTGGGGGTCCACGAAGTGGTCTTCGCCTTTGTGACCGACGAGCAGGCCCAGGGCACCCTGCGCTCCGCCAAGCTCTTCTTTGACCTCTTCCTCAGCTCCTTCCAG GGCTTGCTGGTGGCCGTCCTCTACTGCTTCCTCAGTAAAGAG GTCCAGGCAGAGTTGCTGCAGCGCTGGCGGCGCTGGCATGAGGGCAGGGCACTGCAGGACCAGCGGCGCAGCAGCAGCCCCTCGGCCCCCGCTGGGCCTCGCCCTGGCCCCTCCTGTGAGGAACTCCGACTTGTGAG GCATCAGAGAGGGCATCACTGGACAACCCAGAACTGGACACCTGATGGAGTCGAGAGACAGCAGCTCCCATTGTGCATGTCACCCCTGGGGCAGGAGTTCATGTGGTGGGAAGTTGGGTCATGA
- the Gcgr gene encoding glucagon receptor isoform X3 codes for MRGIKSGARDGVHSPGPRRRRCKEAPEHPQGPTCAASARCRGRPPSGMSPTWPWRPLLLLLLACQPQALSAQVMDFLFEKWKLYSDQCHRNMSLLPPPTDLVCNRTFDKYSCWPDTPPNTTANISCPWYLPWYHKVQHRLVFKRCGPDGQWVRGPRGQPWRNASQCQMEDKEIEDQKKVAKMYSSFQVMYTVGYTLSLGALLLALATMLGLSKLHCTRNYIHVNLFVSFVLKASSVLVIDWLLKTRYSQKIGDDLSVSLWLSDGAVAGCRVAAVIMQYGVVANYCWLLVEGVYLHGLLGLASFPERSFFTLYLGIGWGAPLLFIIPWVVVKCLFENVQCWTSNDNMGVWWILRVPVFLAILINFFIFVRVVHLLITKLQARQMQYTDYKFRLARSTLTLIPLLGVHEVVFAFVTDEQAQGTLRSAKLFFDLFLSSFQVQAELLQRWRRWHEGRALQDQRRSSSPSAPAGPRPGPSCEELRLVRHQRGHHWTTQNWTPDGVERQQLPLCMSPLGQEFMWWEVGS; via the exons TCTGGAGCCAGAGACGGGGTTCACTCACCTGGTCCAAGAAGAAGAAGG TGCAAGGAGGCCCCTGAACACCCCCAAGGACCCACTTGTGCGGCCTCTGCCAGATGTAGGGGACGGCCACCCAGCGGCATGTCCCCCACCTGGCCCTGGCGtcccctcctgctgctgctgctggcctgcCAG CCACAGGCCCTCTCCGCTCAGGTAATGGACTTCCTGTTCGAGAAGTGGAAGCTCTACAGTGACCAATGCCACCGCAACATGAGCCTGCTGCCTCCCCCCACTG ACCTGGTCTGCAACAGAACCTTCGACAAGTACTCCTGCTGGCCAGACACCCCTCCCAATACCACGGCCAACATTTCTTGCCCCTGGTACCTGCCTTGGTATCACAAAG TGCAGCACCGCCTGGTTTTCAAGAGGTGTGGGCCGGACGGGCAGTGGGTGCGTGGGCCCCGGGGACAGCCATGGCGCAACGCCTCTCAATGCCAGATGGAGGACAAAGAGATCGAGGACCAG AAGAAGGTAGCCAAGATGTACAGTAGCTTCCAGGTGATGTACACCGTGGGCTACACCCTGTCCCTGGGGGCCCTGCTGCTCGCCCTGGCCACCATGCTGGGCCTCAG CAAGCTGCACTGCACCCGCAACTACATCCACGTGAACCTGTTTGTGTCCTTTGTGCTGAAGGCCAGCTCCGTGCTGGTCATCGACTGGCTGCTGAAGACCCGCTACAGCCAGAAGATCGGGGATGACCTCAGTGTCAGCCTCTGGCTCAGTGATGGG GCGGTGGCCGGCTGCCGTGTGGCTGCAGTGATCATGCAGTACGGCGTGGTGGCCAACTACTGCTGGCTGCTGGTGGAGGGCGTGTACCTGCACGGGCTGCTGGGCCTGGCCTCCTTCCCAGAGCGGAGCTTCTTCACCCTCTACCTGGGCATTGGCTGGG GTGCGCCCTTGCTGTTCATCATCCCCTGGGTGGTCGTCAAGTGTCTGTTTGAGAATGTCCA GTGCTGGACCAGCAATGACAACATGGGCGTCTGGTGGATCCTGCGTGTCCCAGTCTTCCTGGCCATACTG ATCAACTTCTTCATCTTCGTCCGCGTGGTTCACCTTCTCATTACCAAGCTCCAAGCCCGCCAGATGCAGTACACCGACTACAAGTTCCG GCTGGCCAGATCCACCCTGACCCTCATCCCCCTGCTGGGGGTCCACGAAGTGGTCTTCGCCTTTGTGACCGACGAGCAGGCCCAGGGCACCCTGCGCTCCGCCAAGCTCTTCTTTGACCTCTTCCTCAGCTCCTTCCAG GTCCAGGCAGAGTTGCTGCAGCGCTGGCGGCGCTGGCATGAGGGCAGGGCACTGCAGGACCAGCGGCGCAGCAGCAGCCCCTCGGCCCCCGCTGGGCCTCGCCCTGGCCCCTCCTGTGAGGAACTCCGACTTGTGAG GCATCAGAGAGGGCATCACTGGACAACCCAGAACTGGACACCTGATGGAGTCGAGAGACAGCAGCTCCCATTGTGCATGTCACCCCTGGGGCAGGAGTTCATGTGGTGGGAAGTTGGGTCATGA
- the Gcgr gene encoding glucagon receptor isoform X1 — MRGIKSGARDGVHSPGPRRRRCKEAPEHPQGPTCAASARCRGRPPSGMSPTWPWRPLLLLLLACQPQALSAQVMDFLFEKWKLYSDQCHRNMSLLPPPTDLVCNRTFDKYSCWPDTPPNTTANISCPWYLPWYHKVQHRLVFKRCGPDGQWVRGPRGQPWRNASQCQMEDKEIEDQKKVAKMYSSFQVMYTVGYTLSLGALLLALATMLGLSKLHCTRNYIHVNLFVSFVLKASSVLVIDWLLKTRYSQKIGDDLSVSLWLSDGAVAGCRVAAVIMQYGVVANYCWLLVEGVYLHGLLGLASFPERSFFTLYLGIGWGAPLLFIIPWVVVKCLFENVQCWTSNDNMGVWWILRVPVFLAILINFFIFVRVVHLLITKLQARQMQYTDYKFRLARSTLTLIPLLGVHEVVFAFVTDEQAQGTLRSAKLFFDLFLSSFQGLLVAVLYCFLSKEVQAELLQRWRRWHEGRALQDQRRSSSPSAPAGPRPGPSCEELRLVRHQRGHHWTTQNWTPDGVERQQLPLCMSPLGQEFMWWEVGS; from the exons TCTGGAGCCAGAGACGGGGTTCACTCACCTGGTCCAAGAAGAAGAAGG TGCAAGGAGGCCCCTGAACACCCCCAAGGACCCACTTGTGCGGCCTCTGCCAGATGTAGGGGACGGCCACCCAGCGGCATGTCCCCCACCTGGCCCTGGCGtcccctcctgctgctgctgctggcctgcCAG CCACAGGCCCTCTCCGCTCAGGTAATGGACTTCCTGTTCGAGAAGTGGAAGCTCTACAGTGACCAATGCCACCGCAACATGAGCCTGCTGCCTCCCCCCACTG ACCTGGTCTGCAACAGAACCTTCGACAAGTACTCCTGCTGGCCAGACACCCCTCCCAATACCACGGCCAACATTTCTTGCCCCTGGTACCTGCCTTGGTATCACAAAG TGCAGCACCGCCTGGTTTTCAAGAGGTGTGGGCCGGACGGGCAGTGGGTGCGTGGGCCCCGGGGACAGCCATGGCGCAACGCCTCTCAATGCCAGATGGAGGACAAAGAGATCGAGGACCAG AAGAAGGTAGCCAAGATGTACAGTAGCTTCCAGGTGATGTACACCGTGGGCTACACCCTGTCCCTGGGGGCCCTGCTGCTCGCCCTGGCCACCATGCTGGGCCTCAG CAAGCTGCACTGCACCCGCAACTACATCCACGTGAACCTGTTTGTGTCCTTTGTGCTGAAGGCCAGCTCCGTGCTGGTCATCGACTGGCTGCTGAAGACCCGCTACAGCCAGAAGATCGGGGATGACCTCAGTGTCAGCCTCTGGCTCAGTGATGGG GCGGTGGCCGGCTGCCGTGTGGCTGCAGTGATCATGCAGTACGGCGTGGTGGCCAACTACTGCTGGCTGCTGGTGGAGGGCGTGTACCTGCACGGGCTGCTGGGCCTGGCCTCCTTCCCAGAGCGGAGCTTCTTCACCCTCTACCTGGGCATTGGCTGGG GTGCGCCCTTGCTGTTCATCATCCCCTGGGTGGTCGTCAAGTGTCTGTTTGAGAATGTCCA GTGCTGGACCAGCAATGACAACATGGGCGTCTGGTGGATCCTGCGTGTCCCAGTCTTCCTGGCCATACTG ATCAACTTCTTCATCTTCGTCCGCGTGGTTCACCTTCTCATTACCAAGCTCCAAGCCCGCCAGATGCAGTACACCGACTACAAGTTCCG GCTGGCCAGATCCACCCTGACCCTCATCCCCCTGCTGGGGGTCCACGAAGTGGTCTTCGCCTTTGTGACCGACGAGCAGGCCCAGGGCACCCTGCGCTCCGCCAAGCTCTTCTTTGACCTCTTCCTCAGCTCCTTCCAG GGCTTGCTGGTGGCCGTCCTCTACTGCTTCCTCAGTAAAGAG GTCCAGGCAGAGTTGCTGCAGCGCTGGCGGCGCTGGCATGAGGGCAGGGCACTGCAGGACCAGCGGCGCAGCAGCAGCCCCTCGGCCCCCGCTGGGCCTCGCCCTGGCCCCTCCTGTGAGGAACTCCGACTTGTGAG GCATCAGAGAGGGCATCACTGGACAACCCAGAACTGGACACCTGATGGAGTCGAGAGACAGCAGCTCCCATTGTGCATGTCACCCCTGGGGCAGGAGTTCATGTGGTGGGAAGTTGGGTCATGA
- the Gcgr gene encoding glucagon receptor isoform X4 — MRGIKCKEAPEHPQGPTCAASARCRGRPPSGMSPTWPWRPLLLLLLACQPQALSAQVMDFLFEKWKLYSDQCHRNMSLLPPPTDLVCNRTFDKYSCWPDTPPNTTANISCPWYLPWYHKVQHRLVFKRCGPDGQWVRGPRGQPWRNASQCQMEDKEIEDQKKVAKMYSSFQVMYTVGYTLSLGALLLALATMLGLSKLHCTRNYIHVNLFVSFVLKASSVLVIDWLLKTRYSQKIGDDLSVSLWLSDGAVAGCRVAAVIMQYGVVANYCWLLVEGVYLHGLLGLASFPERSFFTLYLGIGWGAPLLFIIPWVVVKCLFENVQCWTSNDNMGVWWILRVPVFLAILINFFIFVRVVHLLITKLQARQMQYTDYKFRLARSTLTLIPLLGVHEVVFAFVTDEQAQGTLRSAKLFFDLFLSSFQGLLVAVLYCFLSKEVQAELLQRWRRWHEGRALQDQRRSSSPSAPAGPRPGPSCEELRLVRHQRGHHWTTQNWTPDGVERQQLPLCMSPLGQEFMWWEVGS, encoded by the exons TGCAAGGAGGCCCCTGAACACCCCCAAGGACCCACTTGTGCGGCCTCTGCCAGATGTAGGGGACGGCCACCCAGCGGCATGTCCCCCACCTGGCCCTGGCGtcccctcctgctgctgctgctggcctgcCAG CCACAGGCCCTCTCCGCTCAGGTAATGGACTTCCTGTTCGAGAAGTGGAAGCTCTACAGTGACCAATGCCACCGCAACATGAGCCTGCTGCCTCCCCCCACTG ACCTGGTCTGCAACAGAACCTTCGACAAGTACTCCTGCTGGCCAGACACCCCTCCCAATACCACGGCCAACATTTCTTGCCCCTGGTACCTGCCTTGGTATCACAAAG TGCAGCACCGCCTGGTTTTCAAGAGGTGTGGGCCGGACGGGCAGTGGGTGCGTGGGCCCCGGGGACAGCCATGGCGCAACGCCTCTCAATGCCAGATGGAGGACAAAGAGATCGAGGACCAG AAGAAGGTAGCCAAGATGTACAGTAGCTTCCAGGTGATGTACACCGTGGGCTACACCCTGTCCCTGGGGGCCCTGCTGCTCGCCCTGGCCACCATGCTGGGCCTCAG CAAGCTGCACTGCACCCGCAACTACATCCACGTGAACCTGTTTGTGTCCTTTGTGCTGAAGGCCAGCTCCGTGCTGGTCATCGACTGGCTGCTGAAGACCCGCTACAGCCAGAAGATCGGGGATGACCTCAGTGTCAGCCTCTGGCTCAGTGATGGG GCGGTGGCCGGCTGCCGTGTGGCTGCAGTGATCATGCAGTACGGCGTGGTGGCCAACTACTGCTGGCTGCTGGTGGAGGGCGTGTACCTGCACGGGCTGCTGGGCCTGGCCTCCTTCCCAGAGCGGAGCTTCTTCACCCTCTACCTGGGCATTGGCTGGG GTGCGCCCTTGCTGTTCATCATCCCCTGGGTGGTCGTCAAGTGTCTGTTTGAGAATGTCCA GTGCTGGACCAGCAATGACAACATGGGCGTCTGGTGGATCCTGCGTGTCCCAGTCTTCCTGGCCATACTG ATCAACTTCTTCATCTTCGTCCGCGTGGTTCACCTTCTCATTACCAAGCTCCAAGCCCGCCAGATGCAGTACACCGACTACAAGTTCCG GCTGGCCAGATCCACCCTGACCCTCATCCCCCTGCTGGGGGTCCACGAAGTGGTCTTCGCCTTTGTGACCGACGAGCAGGCCCAGGGCACCCTGCGCTCCGCCAAGCTCTTCTTTGACCTCTTCCTCAGCTCCTTCCAG GGCTTGCTGGTGGCCGTCCTCTACTGCTTCCTCAGTAAAGAG GTCCAGGCAGAGTTGCTGCAGCGCTGGCGGCGCTGGCATGAGGGCAGGGCACTGCAGGACCAGCGGCGCAGCAGCAGCCCCTCGGCCCCCGCTGGGCCTCGCCCTGGCCCCTCCTGTGAGGAACTCCGACTTGTGAG GCATCAGAGAGGGCATCACTGGACAACCCAGAACTGGACACCTGATGGAGTCGAGAGACAGCAGCTCCCATTGTGCATGTCACCCCTGGGGCAGGAGTTCATGTGGTGGGAAGTTGGGTCATGA
- the Gcgr gene encoding glucagon receptor isoform X2: MRGIKSGARDGVHSPGPRRRRCKEAPEHPQGPTCAASARCRGRPPSGMSPTWPWRPLLLLLLACQPQALSAQVMDFLFEKWKLYSDQCHRNMSLLPPPTDLVCNRTFDKYSCWPDTPPNTTANISCPWYLPWYHKVQHRLVFKRCGPDGQWVRGPRGQPWRNASQCQMEDKEIEDQKKVAKMYSSFQVMYTVGYTLSLGALLLALATMLGLSKLHCTRNYIHVNLFVSFVLKASSVLVIDWLLKTRYSQKIGDDLSVSLWLSDGAVAGCRVAAVIMQYGVVANYCWLLVEGVYLHGLLGLASFPERSFFTLYLGIGWGAPLLFIIPWVVVKCLFENVQCWTSNDNMGVWWILRVPVFLAILINFFIFVRVVHLLITKLQARQMQYTDYKFRLARSTLTLIPLLGVHEVVFAFVTDEQAQGTLRSAKLFFDLFLSSFQGLLVAVLYCFLSKEVQAELLQRWRRWHEGRALQDQRRSSSPSAPAGPRPGPSCEELRLVRCGSSNGAGQDPSAETPLACGLPRLADSPF; this comes from the exons TCTGGAGCCAGAGACGGGGTTCACTCACCTGGTCCAAGAAGAAGAAGG TGCAAGGAGGCCCCTGAACACCCCCAAGGACCCACTTGTGCGGCCTCTGCCAGATGTAGGGGACGGCCACCCAGCGGCATGTCCCCCACCTGGCCCTGGCGtcccctcctgctgctgctgctggcctgcCAG CCACAGGCCCTCTCCGCTCAGGTAATGGACTTCCTGTTCGAGAAGTGGAAGCTCTACAGTGACCAATGCCACCGCAACATGAGCCTGCTGCCTCCCCCCACTG ACCTGGTCTGCAACAGAACCTTCGACAAGTACTCCTGCTGGCCAGACACCCCTCCCAATACCACGGCCAACATTTCTTGCCCCTGGTACCTGCCTTGGTATCACAAAG TGCAGCACCGCCTGGTTTTCAAGAGGTGTGGGCCGGACGGGCAGTGGGTGCGTGGGCCCCGGGGACAGCCATGGCGCAACGCCTCTCAATGCCAGATGGAGGACAAAGAGATCGAGGACCAG AAGAAGGTAGCCAAGATGTACAGTAGCTTCCAGGTGATGTACACCGTGGGCTACACCCTGTCCCTGGGGGCCCTGCTGCTCGCCCTGGCCACCATGCTGGGCCTCAG CAAGCTGCACTGCACCCGCAACTACATCCACGTGAACCTGTTTGTGTCCTTTGTGCTGAAGGCCAGCTCCGTGCTGGTCATCGACTGGCTGCTGAAGACCCGCTACAGCCAGAAGATCGGGGATGACCTCAGTGTCAGCCTCTGGCTCAGTGATGGG GCGGTGGCCGGCTGCCGTGTGGCTGCAGTGATCATGCAGTACGGCGTGGTGGCCAACTACTGCTGGCTGCTGGTGGAGGGCGTGTACCTGCACGGGCTGCTGGGCCTGGCCTCCTTCCCAGAGCGGAGCTTCTTCACCCTCTACCTGGGCATTGGCTGGG GTGCGCCCTTGCTGTTCATCATCCCCTGGGTGGTCGTCAAGTGTCTGTTTGAGAATGTCCA GTGCTGGACCAGCAATGACAACATGGGCGTCTGGTGGATCCTGCGTGTCCCAGTCTTCCTGGCCATACTG ATCAACTTCTTCATCTTCGTCCGCGTGGTTCACCTTCTCATTACCAAGCTCCAAGCCCGCCAGATGCAGTACACCGACTACAAGTTCCG GCTGGCCAGATCCACCCTGACCCTCATCCCCCTGCTGGGGGTCCACGAAGTGGTCTTCGCCTTTGTGACCGACGAGCAGGCCCAGGGCACCCTGCGCTCCGCCAAGCTCTTCTTTGACCTCTTCCTCAGCTCCTTCCAG GGCTTGCTGGTGGCCGTCCTCTACTGCTTCCTCAGTAAAGAG GTCCAGGCAGAGTTGCTGCAGCGCTGGCGGCGCTGGCATGAGGGCAGGGCACTGCAGGACCAGCGGCGCAGCAGCAGCCCCTCGGCCCCCGCTGGGCCTCGCCCTGGCCCCTCCTGTGAGGAACTCCGACTTGTGAGGTGTGGCAGCAGCAATGGGGCTGGCCAGGACCCCTCTGCGGAGACCCCCTTGGCCTGTGGCCTCCCTAGGTTGGCTGACAGCCCCTTCTGA